The Calditerrivibrio nitroreducens DSM 19672 genome window below encodes:
- a CDS encoding Fur family transcriptional regulator, with the protein MFKETALQALKENGYKITKPREWIIEYLEGNKNHPTALEIFDDIRKNDKSISFATVYNTLETLVKSGIINEISVDSQSSRFDPDTSEHIHFVCVKCKKVSDIYNSSFGEFLKNIPGKVNGYNVIIKGECEDCVEKS; encoded by the coding sequence ATGTTTAAAGAGACGGCTTTGCAGGCTTTAAAAGAAAATGGTTACAAAATAACCAAACCAAGAGAATGGATAATCGAGTATCTGGAAGGTAACAAAAATCACCCTACAGCCCTTGAAATATTTGATGATATCAGAAAAAATGATAAATCTATATCGTTTGCCACTGTGTATAATACTCTTGAAACGCTTGTTAAATCAGGTATTATAAATGAAATATCTGTTGATTCCCAAAGTAGCAGGTTTGATCCTGATACATCTGAACATATCCATTTCGTTTGTGTTAAATGTAAGAAAGTTTCTGATATTTATAATTCATCCTTTGGAGAATTTTTGAAAAATATTCCGGGAAAGGTCAATGGGTACAACGTGATAATCAAGGGTGAATGTGAAGATTGCGTAGAGAAATCTTAA
- a CDS encoding RCKP-type rubredoxin-like domain-containing protein produces the protein MAVFVCKSCGEKKEGRCKPKKCPKCGGTNTFEKQG, from the coding sequence ATGGCTGTATTTGTTTGTAAATCCTGTGGTGAAAAAAAGGAAGGCAGGTGTAAACCAAAAAAGTGCCCAAAATGTGGAGGAACAAACACATTTGAGAAACAGGGATAG
- a CDS encoding TIGR02757 family protein, producing MEEQTHLRNRDSISVFLERSYKVYNRVEFIETDPIFFPSSYSGNKEYVAFVSALFAYGRVNLIKDFLIRFFDYYGNDPNNNLVQESSSVYYRFQTSKDIFNLYGMITEIYEKYGSIEGAFLSFSDELEEALKRFVLYCREFGRKRLLDRGFFQLFPDPESSGLKRFRMFLRWMIRKDEIDFGLWKNFDRKDLIYPIDTHILRFADKNGIVSNETNSLKNALKITEFFRGINSSDPLKYDFTITRLGMINNCKFKKDYNCEFCAHVINCPFC from the coding sequence GTGGAGGAACAAACACATTTGAGAAACAGGGATAGTATTTCAGTTTTTTTAGAGAGATCTTACAAAGTTTACAACAGGGTCGAGTTTATTGAAACCGACCCTATTTTTTTCCCCTCCAGTTACAGTGGGAATAAAGAGTACGTTGCCTTTGTATCTGCTCTATTTGCATATGGAAGAGTAAACCTTATAAAAGATTTTCTCATACGGTTTTTCGATTACTACGGAAATGATCCAAACAATAATTTAGTACAAGAAAGCAGCAGTGTTTATTATAGGTTTCAAACTTCGAAGGATATTTTTAACCTTTATGGAATGATTACGGAAATATATGAAAAATATGGCTCCATCGAGGGAGCTTTTCTGTCTTTTTCAGACGAATTGGAGGAGGCACTTAAGAGATTTGTGTTATATTGCAGAGAATTTGGGCGAAAAAGATTATTGGATAGAGGTTTTTTTCAACTTTTTCCAGATCCTGAAAGCTCAGGGCTAAAGAGATTCAGAATGTTTTTACGATGGATGATCAGAAAAGATGAAATAGATTTTGGACTGTGGAAGAATTTTGACAGGAAAGATTTAATATATCCTATAGATACACATATCCTTAGGTTTGCTGATAAAAATGGGATAGTGAGTAATGAAACAAATAGTTTAAAAAATGCATTAAAGATTACAGAATTTTTTAGAGGGATAAATTCTTCAGATCCCTTAAAATATGATTTTACCATCACAAGGCTTGGGATGATAAATAATTGTAAATTTAAAAAAGATTATAACTGCGAATTTTGTGCCCATGTAATAAATTGCCCTTTTTGTTGA
- the trxA gene encoding thioredoxin, which produces MALVFTESNFQSEVLSSDVPVLVDFWAVWCGPCKMLAPTIDALTAEFEGKAKIGKVNVDENQHLAAQYGIMSIPTVMIFKNGKVVEQFIGVQPKGVYIEALKKYL; this is translated from the coding sequence ATGGCTTTGGTATTTACAGAAAGTAATTTTCAATCTGAGGTTCTGTCAAGTGATGTTCCTGTGTTGGTGGATTTCTGGGCGGTTTGGTGTGGCCCTTGTAAAATGCTTGCCCCCACAATAGATGCCCTTACTGCTGAATTTGAAGGTAAAGCAAAAATAGGTAAAGTGAATGTTGATGAGAATCAACATCTTGCAGCTCAATATGGTATTATGAGCATCCCTACTGTTATGATATTCAAAAACGGTAAGGTAGTTGAGCAGTTTATCGGTGTTCAGCCAAAAGGTGTGTATATTGAGGCATTAAAGAAATATTTATAA
- a CDS encoding FmdB family zinc ribbon protein, translating to MPIYEFRCNDCGKQFSKLILKKDDTAECPNCKSENVEKLISAVSSFSSSKGGSSGSCGGGFGGFR from the coding sequence ATGCCAATATACGAATTTAGATGCAACGATTGTGGAAAACAATTTTCCAAGCTTATTTTAAAAAAGGATGACACAGCAGAGTGCCCAAACTGCAAATCTGAAAATGTAGAAAAGCTTATATCTGCTGTTTCATCGTTTTCTTCTTCAAAAGGGGGGTCTTCAGGTAGTTGTGGTGGCGGCTTTGGCGGATTCAGGTGA
- a CDS encoding HU family DNA-binding protein produces the protein MNKSELIEKIAEENPHLSKRQVEFIVNGVFNSIKSALESDEKVEIRGFGSFKVRKKNRKEARNPKTGEKVIVEAKSVPYFKPSREIKLALLK, from the coding sequence ATGAACAAATCAGAATTAATAGAAAAGATTGCTGAAGAAAATCCTCATCTTAGCAAAAGACAGGTGGAGTTTATCGTAAATGGTGTTTTTAACTCTATAAAATCAGCACTTGAATCAGATGAAAAAGTGGAGATTAGGGGATTTGGTTCCTTTAAAGTAAGGAAAAAAAATAGAAAAGAAGCCAGAAATCCCAAAACTGGTGAAAAAGTAATAGTAGAAGCCAAAAGTGTGCCTTATTTCAAACCAAGCAGAGAAATTAAGCTGGCTCTTCTTAAATAG
- a CDS encoding pyridoxal-phosphate-dependent aminotransferase family protein translates to MLKRYLLSPGPTPVPEKVLLDMAMPMIHHRTSEFSNIFKEVREGLKPIFGTRQDVLILAGSGTAAMEAAVVNTLNEGDKVLVVNAGKFGKRWVEIATTYGLDVITIDIEWGRSVKPDQVESKLIAHPEIKAVLVQASETSTTAYHPIEEIGKIVSLRDETLLIVDGITSVGVYETKMDEWGIDILITGSQKAFMLPPGLALIALSEKAWKFTEKSRIPKFYLNLKKERKSQLENTTSWTPAVSLIIGLKSVLEIMNKEGLPNVYKRHALCAEATRKGLMAMGFELLAKDIPSNSATGIVLPEGFDGGKFVKLMREKAGLTFAGGQDHLKGKILRVSHLGYHDFFDTIIALSSLEIGFSQFGLKVELGAGVKVAEEIFKNHLGV, encoded by the coding sequence ATGTTAAAAAGGTATCTTCTATCTCCGGGACCAACACCGGTTCCAGAAAAGGTTCTTCTTGATATGGCTATGCCTATGATACATCACAGGACATCTGAGTTTTCAAATATATTTAAAGAAGTCAGAGAAGGACTAAAGCCGATATTTGGCACTAGGCAGGATGTTTTGATCCTTGCGGGAAGTGGTACTGCGGCAATGGAGGCTGCTGTTGTAAACACGCTGAATGAAGGGGATAAAGTCCTTGTGGTGAATGCAGGTAAATTTGGTAAAAGATGGGTGGAGATCGCCACCACATATGGACTTGATGTTATAACAATTGATATTGAGTGGGGTAGGTCAGTAAAGCCGGATCAGGTGGAGTCGAAGCTTATTGCTCATCCAGAGATAAAGGCTGTTTTGGTTCAGGCAAGTGAGACATCCACCACTGCTTACCATCCGATTGAAGAGATAGGTAAGATTGTTTCATTGAGAGATGAAACGCTGCTTATCGTTGACGGCATCACCTCTGTGGGGGTATACGAAACGAAAATGGATGAATGGGGGATAGATATACTTATCACAGGTTCCCAGAAAGCTTTTATGCTGCCACCAGGGCTTGCCCTTATAGCATTGTCTGAAAAAGCCTGGAAGTTTACAGAAAAATCCAGGATTCCGAAATTTTATCTCAATCTGAAAAAAGAAAGGAAATCTCAGCTGGAGAATACCACTTCATGGACACCTGCCGTTAGCCTTATTATCGGATTGAAATCTGTACTTGAAATTATGAATAAAGAGGGTTTGCCAAACGTATATAAAAGACATGCATTGTGTGCTGAAGCCACCCGTAAGGGGCTTATGGCTATGGGTTTTGAACTTCTGGCAAAGGATATCCCTTCTAATTCCGCCACAGGTATAGTTTTACCGGAAGGTTTTGATGGGGGTAAGTTTGTTAAGCTGATGAGGGAAAAAGCTGGACTGACTTTTGCAGGTGGACAGGACCATCTGAAGGGTAAAATATTGAGGGTTTCCCATCTTGGTTACCATGATTTTTTCGATACCATAATAGCATTATCCTCTTTGGAGATCGGTTTTTCCCAGTTTGGTCTTAAGGTCGAATTGGGGGCAGGTGTAAAAGTGGCGGAAGAGATTTTTAAAAATCACCTGGGTGTTTAG
- a CDS encoding ATP phosphoribosyltransferase regulatory subunit: MSSLSAIDRAKNMNRIISIISDVLSLYGYSEIFLPIYEYYDVLVDKTFNFNDENIIRFIDRNTGKSLVLRPDFTPQVCRIVANYLSDIPLPIRLSYSGRVFRNVGIHKGMKSEKYQVGGELFGADEESGDLELLLIVKRVMNRLKIDNYKIVIGDKRFLNILSNFIDIEPLLKILESKNYSEMETYLKSLPQDRGIYDLISYLPNAFGGLGVLDKIYLLSNFSETLKERVLHLKGIIEKFIEIGGDIDKVVFDVSETRGLNYYTGINFDIVSLDNGNLLGGGGRYDTLMEKFGYGVTAAGVAFNVDEILSLIGFDKYIDENMVFIDQEKGIKVAEKLRDESVKVFCK, encoded by the coding sequence ATGTCAAGTTTATCTGCTATTGATCGTGCAAAAAATATGAATAGGATCATCAGTATAATATCTGATGTCCTATCACTTTATGGCTATTCTGAGATTTTTTTACCGATCTATGAGTATTATGATGTATTGGTGGATAAAACCTTTAATTTCAACGATGAAAATATCATAAGATTTATAGATAGAAATACTGGTAAATCGCTTGTTTTAAGACCTGATTTCACCCCTCAGGTCTGCAGAATTGTGGCGAATTATTTGTCAGATATACCTCTTCCGATAAGGTTGTCTTATAGTGGAAGAGTTTTTCGTAATGTGGGGATTCATAAAGGTATGAAGTCTGAGAAATATCAGGTGGGGGGTGAGCTTTTTGGTGCTGATGAGGAGTCTGGAGATCTCGAACTTCTTTTGATAGTTAAAAGGGTGATGAATAGATTAAAAATAGATAATTATAAAATAGTGATTGGGGATAAAAGATTTCTAAATATCCTTTCAAATTTTATAGATATTGAACCATTGCTAAAGATATTAGAGAGCAAAAATTATTCAGAGATGGAAACCTATTTAAAGAGTCTACCTCAGGACAGGGGGATTTATGACCTTATAAGTTATCTTCCAAATGCCTTCGGTGGACTGGGTGTGTTGGATAAAATTTATCTCCTTTCAAATTTTTCAGAAACATTAAAAGAAAGGGTTTTACACCTAAAAGGGATTATTGAGAAGTTTATAGAAATAGGGGGAGATATTGATAAGGTTGTGTTTGATGTGAGCGAAACGAGGGGACTTAATTATTATACCGGTATTAATTTTGATATTGTATCTCTTGATAATGGTAATTTGCTCGGTGGTGGTGGCAGGTATGATACATTGATGGAAAAGTTTGGCTATGGGGTTACAGCTGCAGGGGTGGCTTTTAATGTGGATGAGATATTGTCATTGATAGGTTTTGATAAGTATATAGATGAAAATATGGTTTTTATAGATCAGGAAAAAGGTATAAAAGTGGCTGAAAAACTTAGGGATGAGTCAGTTAAGGTGTTTTGTAAATAG
- a CDS encoding adenylosuccinate synthase yields MSCVVVLGAQWGDEGKGKVVDIYTKEADVVVRYSGGHNAGHTVVINGEKYILHLIPSGIMHKDKYNIIANGVVVDPQALIEEMEDLKAKGIDFTGRLFISKRAHLIMPYHRIFDKFSENKKGSKKIGTTGRGIGPCYADKAARVGIRVCDLYDSEVLKEKIFQNVEEVNAIASKVYNIETLDPQKVYDDYMRYAEILAPFIAETSYLINRLAAEGKKIMMEGAQGTLLDVDHGTFPYVTSSNPTTGGAFTGTGLSPKYLTNVVAVTKAYTTRVGSGPFPTELNDEMGERLRKVGNEYGATTGRPRRCGWLDLVAMKYSKMLNGIDYIALTKLDVLTGIDTIKVCVGYEYQGKILETFPPEIKILENCTPVYREFAGWKEDLSKVKVYEELPANAKRYLDFIKDFLGIKYALISVGTDRSETINLNEVF; encoded by the coding sequence ATGAGTTGTGTAGTTGTATTAGGTGCCCAATGGGGCGATGAAGGTAAAGGTAAAGTTGTAGATATCTACACAAAAGAGGCGGATGTGGTTGTGAGGTATTCAGGTGGACATAATGCTGGACATACTGTCGTAATAAACGGTGAAAAGTATATCTTACATCTAATTCCATCTGGTATAATGCATAAAGATAAATATAATATCATTGCAAACGGGGTTGTGGTGGATCCCCAAGCTTTGATAGAGGAGATGGAGGATTTAAAAGCCAAAGGGATAGATTTTACAGGTAGGCTTTTTATAAGTAAAAGGGCTCATCTAATAATGCCTTACCATAGAATATTCGATAAGTTTAGCGAAAATAAGAAGGGAAGCAAAAAGATTGGTACCACTGGTAGAGGTATAGGCCCCTGTTATGCAGATAAAGCTGCAAGAGTGGGGATAAGGGTGTGTGATCTTTACGATAGCGAAGTGCTTAAGGAGAAGATTTTTCAGAATGTGGAAGAAGTTAATGCCATCGCATCTAAAGTGTACAATATAGAGACGCTGGATCCACAGAAGGTCTATGACGACTACATGAGATATGCCGAAATACTTGCTCCTTTTATAGCTGAGACGTCATATCTTATAAATAGATTAGCAGCTGAAGGTAAGAAGATTATGATGGAAGGGGCACAAGGTACGCTCCTTGATGTGGATCATGGTACATTCCCATATGTTACCTCCAGCAATCCCACCACTGGTGGAGCATTTACAGGTACTGGATTATCTCCTAAATATCTGACGAATGTTGTTGCTGTTACCAAGGCTTATACCACCAGAGTTGGTAGTGGTCCATTCCCCACTGAGTTGAATGATGAGATGGGGGAACGTTTGCGTAAAGTTGGAAATGAATATGGAGCTACGACAGGTAGACCACGAAGATGCGGATGGCTTGATCTGGTGGCAATGAAATATTCAAAAATGCTTAACGGCATTGATTATATAGCTCTTACAAAGCTTGATGTCCTTACAGGTATAGATACCATCAAGGTGTGCGTTGGGTATGAATATCAGGGGAAAATTCTTGAGACATTTCCTCCAGAGATAAAAATACTTGAAAATTGTACGCCTGTTTACAGGGAGTTTGCAGGTTGGAAGGAAGATCTATCTAAGGTAAAAGTTTACGAAGAACTTCCGGCAAACGCCAAGAGGTATCTTGATTTTATAAAAGATTTCCTTGGTATAAAATATGCTCTTATATCTGTTGGTACAGACAGATCAGAGACTATAAATCTAAATGAGGTATTTTAG
- the smpB gene encoding SsrA-binding protein SmpB, whose amino-acid sequence MKVLTQNRKAYHDYEILETYEVGIVLQGTEVKSCKNGQVNLKDSHIRIVNGEAFLLNAHISPYEQGNYTNHEPTRTRKLLLHKREINKLAGKVQEKGLTLVPLKMYLKKNRVKLEIALAKGKKTHDKRDEIKKKDLEKEFSRDFKNSYKIR is encoded by the coding sequence ATGAAGGTTTTAACCCAGAACAGGAAAGCTTATCATGATTATGAAATCCTTGAAACTTATGAGGTGGGTATAGTTCTTCAGGGGACAGAGGTAAAGTCATGTAAAAATGGGCAGGTGAATCTAAAAGACTCCCACATAAGAATAGTCAATGGTGAAGCATTTTTGCTGAATGCTCATATATCACCTTATGAACAGGGGAATTATACTAATCATGAACCCACAAGGACGAGAAAACTTCTATTACACAAGCGGGAGATCAATAAATTGGCGGGTAAAGTACAGGAAAAAGGTCTTACGCTTGTTCCGCTTAAAATGTACTTGAAGAAAAATAGGGTGAAACTTGAGATTGCTCTGGCAAAAGGTAAAAAGACGCATGATAAAAGGGATGAAATAAAGAAAAAAGATTTAGAAAAAGAGTTTTCACGAGATTTTAAAAATAGTTACAAAATTAGGTAG